A stretch of the Streptococcus suis genome encodes the following:
- a CDS encoding ABC transporter permease has translation MFQASRLFFLIWLDIKRVFRDTKYVLFIIALPVIFYIIYTAIFPKNANVNGVPWSEYCLISMIAFGIMGNAINLLGTKIADERKKKWYTYLRVSPVNSIYYVISHVFSYLLISVAFTFLMFVVAYLYKGINLGVLETINIGITLNIGSVVFLIMALLIGRLDSLSQPIGTITYLVLSFLGGLWMPVAAMPKFLSQIATFLPSYNYARLGWRLLENKGIDVRSVTILFIYIICFLGIYIFLQRKEQAN, from the coding sequence AATATGTATTATTTATCATTGCTTTGCCTGTCATTTTTTATATTATATATACAGCGATTTTTCCTAAAAATGCTAATGTTAACGGTGTACCGTGGTCAGAGTATTGTTTAATTTCTATGATTGCTTTTGGAATTATGGGGAATGCAATCAATCTCCTTGGTACTAAAATTGCAGATGAACGAAAAAAAAAATGGTATACTTATTTGAGAGTATCTCCAGTTAATTCTATTTATTATGTGATTAGTCATGTATTTTCATATTTGTTGATCTCAGTTGCTTTTACATTCCTTATGTTTGTAGTTGCCTACCTTTATAAAGGAATCAATTTAGGAGTACTTGAAACGATTAATATAGGAATTACACTAAATATTGGAAGTGTTGTATTTTTAATTATGGCCTTGCTAATCGGTAGATTAGATAGTTTGTCTCAACCAATCGGAACAATAACATATTTAGTGCTTTCTTTTTTGGGTGGTTTATGGATGCCAGTGGCAGCTATGCCAAAATTTCTTTCTCAGATTGCAACTTTCTTGCCATCGTATAACTACGCTCGCCTGGGGTGGCGATTGTTAGAAAATAAAGGTATTGATGTTAGATCTGTAACTATTCTCTTTATTTATATTATATGCTTCTTGGGAATCTATATCTTTTTACAGAGAAAGGAGCAGGCTAATTAG
- a CDS encoding restriction endonuclease — protein MISNFEFLAIDLDTAELFRTINMAEENYTHGDYEGTLTKVRKVAENTARLVADREYLDISERATLNDVLREIRDFIPNKTIVDHFYDIKGKGNNSAHVLNPEDATKENALKSLKQVFDILAWVMLTYIEPDIKASAIGQFLEPRAQEMYTTAERKFIYIQTVNNESGLFNAFEGTQKIGEGSVSSDDIETDWSPNSDFLRTVAPKRINQYMKTSGLPYTLGWVELAYKKATKSWFHDYDVHNVLKRSGIKQAEQLEGTEWFKTDLETAKAAIKAVKEGRNYLNITAKESFIEEPVITLRPEQETAVEQTQKVFKKKDRMLWNAKMRFGKTLTSLQLVKNEAFQRVLIMTHRPVVADSWFDDFKKMKMSADGYDYGSVYQGETLENLKRGEKPFVYFASIQLLRYNGGQTNLKDFADVDWDLIIIDEAHEGTQTELSDTVMKELVKEHTKILELSGTPFNLLDQFDEEQVYTWDYVMEQQAKKKWELERPSEPNPYETLPKVSMYTFEMKHKERFSDESKSFNFREFFRVAEDGQLVYKQEVRQFLDNITHPDSRTNYPFSTKSYREELRHTLWLMPGVKEANAFEDLLKEHPIFGKEYKIVNVVRGASSDDGIANDADIEKVRSAIGKDPSQTKTITLTVRKLTTGVNIPEWTAVLFLSNTNSAMNYLQAAFRAQTPFSHEKLGMKTNCYVFDFAPDRALTVMAESAQINSGVGKKNTQAQKQAMARLLNFMPILGASEHGMKTYDVDRMLTQLKKVYAEKAVRSGFEDDSLYNDNLLTLTADDASMFTKLNAIVGKTQSQKTPKKVVINENGLTDEEHEQAEKAKKKPKAKRTAEDLEVIEKQKEAKKQRKNMISILRGVSIRIPMMIYGMAVDLSKDITIQDFIKQVDDESWKEFMPKGFTKGMFSEITKYYDAEVFIEAGRIIRQRAKSFDGLDFIERAENIAELFSTFKNPDKETILTPWRVVNIQVSKSVGGLNFYDDNFESVTDGATSNLHWVSNEVTSSIYQRDTKILDINSKTGLYPLHSAISLYYQRVAENDDNHFEADQVYQEILANNIYAIAKTPMAKTITERTLTGYRKYKTNVTYIESLTDTLKTDSEQGKKLVEEAFNKVKFDVVIGNPPYQESDNQSGNGSARPIYDKFINLAVDLKPTYITLITPSVWFLGGKGLDDFRKRALEDSHFKEFHNYVTPNDVFVNVSLRGGVNFFLWDDNFDNRKNDILVNTYKDNQLIDTGYRPYRLKNINIFISETTSYRLLEKLINKGFVDVEYENNQRMLYNHVSERNPFGFSTTTKLNTNEFKGAIKIYASKGKLGYCLPGDIKRNSTIIDCYKVLTAFANNIGTDLADDNLNTIIASPGSICTETYLVVGADLQLNEKSAINLSNYLKTKFVRFLISLAKANQNGTRKTYRFVPLQNFTSHSDIDWSQSIAELDAQLYRKYGLSEDEIAFIESKVKEMVE, from the coding sequence ATGATTTCAAATTTTGAATTTTTGGCAATTGATTTAGATACAGCCGAGCTTTTTAGAACCATAAATATGGCTGAAGAAAATTATACACATGGGGACTATGAAGGCACGCTGACTAAGGTGAGAAAAGTTGCTGAGAATACAGCGAGGTTGGTTGCCGATAGAGAATATTTAGATATTAGTGAGCGCGCCACCCTTAATGACGTACTAAGAGAGATAAGAGACTTTATTCCTAATAAAACAATCGTCGATCACTTTTATGATATCAAGGGGAAGGGGAATAATTCTGCCCATGTCCTTAATCCAGAAGATGCGACAAAAGAAAATGCCTTAAAATCACTAAAACAAGTCTTTGACATACTAGCTTGGGTCATGCTGACCTATATTGAACCGGATATTAAAGCCAGTGCAATCGGTCAGTTTTTAGAACCGAGAGCACAAGAAATGTACACTACGGCTGAGCGGAAGTTTATCTATATTCAAACAGTTAACAATGAAAGTGGACTATTTAATGCCTTCGAAGGAACTCAAAAAATTGGTGAGGGTAGCGTTTCTTCGGATGATATTGAGACAGATTGGTCACCAAATAGTGACTTTTTACGTACTGTTGCCCCAAAACGTATTAATCAATACATGAAAACATCTGGTCTGCCTTACACGCTTGGTTGGGTAGAGCTTGCTTACAAAAAGGCGACCAAGTCCTGGTTCCATGATTATGATGTGCATAATGTCTTGAAGCGTTCAGGGATTAAACAGGCTGAACAACTGGAAGGAACAGAGTGGTTCAAGACGGATTTAGAGACAGCTAAGGCTGCTATTAAAGCTGTTAAAGAAGGTAGAAATTATCTAAATATTACTGCCAAAGAATCATTTATTGAAGAACCAGTTATCACCCTTCGTCCAGAACAAGAGACAGCGGTCGAGCAGACGCAAAAAGTCTTTAAGAAAAAAGACCGAATGCTCTGGAATGCTAAAATGCGTTTTGGTAAAACCTTGACGTCCTTGCAATTGGTCAAGAATGAAGCCTTTCAAAGAGTGCTCATCATGACTCATCGTCCTGTTGTGGCGGATTCTTGGTTTGATGATTTCAAGAAAATGAAGATGAGCGCCGATGGGTATGATTATGGCTCAGTCTATCAAGGAGAAACGCTTGAAAACCTGAAGCGAGGAGAAAAACCTTTTGTGTATTTTGCTTCAATCCAATTGCTTCGGTACAATGGCGGACAAACCAATCTGAAAGATTTTGCAGATGTGGATTGGGATTTGATTATCATTGATGAGGCGCACGAGGGAACGCAAACCGAGCTCAGTGACACCGTTATGAAAGAATTGGTCAAAGAGCATACAAAGATACTTGAACTATCTGGGACACCTTTCAATCTTTTGGATCAATTTGACGAGGAGCAAGTCTATACTTGGGACTATGTCATGGAACAACAGGCTAAGAAGAAGTGGGAATTAGAACGACCAAGTGAGCCAAATCCTTATGAAACTTTGCCAAAAGTATCGATGTACACTTTTGAAATGAAGCATAAGGAACGTTTTTCTGATGAGAGTAAATCGTTCAACTTTAGGGAATTTTTCCGTGTGGCTGAGGATGGTCAACTTGTTTATAAGCAAGAGGTTCGCCAATTCTTAGATAATATCACACATCCAGATAGTCGTACGAACTACCCTTTTTCAACGAAGTCTTATCGTGAAGAGTTGCGTCATACGCTTTGGCTTATGCCAGGTGTTAAGGAAGCTAATGCTTTTGAGGACTTGCTTAAAGAACACCCTATTTTCGGGAAAGAATATAAAATTGTTAATGTTGTTCGAGGAGCAAGTAGCGATGATGGAATTGCTAATGATGCGGACATAGAGAAAGTTCGTTCTGCTATTGGTAAAGACCCTTCGCAGACAAAAACTATTACCCTGACGGTTCGTAAACTAACTACAGGTGTAAATATCCCAGAGTGGACAGCAGTCCTATTTTTGTCAAATACCAATAGTGCCATGAACTACCTACAAGCTGCCTTTCGTGCTCAGACGCCTTTTTCTCATGAGAAATTGGGAATGAAGACAAATTGTTATGTCTTTGATTTTGCTCCTGATAGAGCCTTGACTGTCATGGCGGAGAGTGCTCAGATTAACTCAGGTGTAGGGAAGAAAAATACGCAAGCGCAAAAGCAAGCTATGGCTCGTCTGTTAAACTTTATGCCAATTTTAGGGGCTTCTGAGCATGGGATGAAGACTTATGATGTCGATAGAATGTTGACACAGCTCAAGAAAGTTTATGCTGAAAAGGCAGTGCGGTCAGGTTTCGAAGACGACAGTCTCTATAATGATAATCTTCTAACTTTAACCGCTGATGATGCAAGTATGTTTACCAAACTCAATGCTATCGTTGGTAAGACGCAGAGTCAAAAAACACCTAAGAAAGTTGTGATTAACGAAAATGGTTTGACAGATGAAGAACATGAGCAAGCTGAAAAAGCTAAAAAGAAACCAAAAGCTAAACGAACAGCAGAAGATCTAGAGGTTATCGAAAAGCAAAAAGAAGCGAAGAAACAGCGGAAAAATATGATTTCTATTTTACGCGGGGTTTCTATCCGTATTCCGATGATGATTTACGGCATGGCGGTCGATTTATCAAAAGATATCACCATTCAAGACTTTATCAAGCAGGTGGATGATGAATCGTGGAAAGAGTTCATGCCAAAAGGTTTCACCAAGGGAATGTTTAGTGAGATTACCAAGTATTATGATGCTGAGGTCTTTATTGAAGCTGGACGCATCATCCGTCAACGTGCCAAATCTTTTGATGGTTTGGACTTTATCGAACGAGCAGAGAATATTGCAGAGTTGTTTAGTACCTTTAAAAACCCTGACAAGGAAACGATATTGACACCTTGGCGCGTTGTCAATATCCAAGTATCTAAGTCTGTCGGCGGTTTGAACTTCTATGATGATAACTTTGAGTCGGTGACAGATGGTGCGACGTCAAATCTTCACTGGGTGTCTAATGAAGTGACTTCATCAATCTATCAACGAGATACGAAAATCTTAGACATTAACTCAAAGACAGGTCTCTACCCTCTTCATAGTGCTATTAGCTTGTATTATCAAAGAGTGGCAGAAAATGATGACAACCATTTTGAAGCTGACCAAGTCTATCAAGAGATTTTAGCGAATAATATCTACGCTATTGCCAAAACACCAATGGCAAAAACCATTACTGAACGTACACTGACAGGCTATCGGAAGTACAAAACCAATGTGACTTATATAGAAAGCCTGACAGATACCCTAAAAACAGATAGTGAACAAGGTAAAAAACTAGTTGAGGAGGCATTTAACAAGGTGAAATTTGATGTAGTGATAGGAAATCCTCCGTATCAGGAGTCAGATAATCAATCAGGAAATGGAAGTGCTCGACCAATCTATGATAAGTTTATTAATTTGGCAGTAGATTTGAAACCAACCTATATTACATTAATAACTCCTAGTGTATGGTTTCTCGGCGGAAAAGGATTGGATGATTTTAGAAAGCGTGCTTTAGAAGATTCACATTTTAAAGAATTTCATAATTACGTAACTCCAAATGATGTCTTTGTAAATGTGAGTCTTAGAGGGGGCGTAAACTTCTTCTTGTGGGATGACAATTTTGATAATAGAAAAAATGATATATTAGTGAATACTTATAAGGATAATCAGTTAATTGATACTGGCTATCGACCATACAGACTAAAAAATATTAATATTTTTATTTCAGAAACAACATCATATAGATTACTTGAAAAATTAATTAACAAAGGATTTGTCGATGTTGAATACGAAAATAATCAACGTATGTTGTATAATCATGTTTCAGAGCGTAATCCATTTGGTTTTTCAACTACAACAAAATTGAATACTAATGAATTTAAAGGAGCAATTAAGATTTATGCAAGTAAGGGAAAGCTTGGATATTGTTTGCCAGGTGATATAAAGAGAAATTCAACTATTATTGATTGTTACAAGGTATTAACTGCGTTTGCTAATAATATTGGAACGGATTTAGCAGATGACAATTTAAACACAATAATTGCTTCTCCAGGAAGTATTTGTACGGAGACGTATTTAGTAGTTGGGGCGGATTTGCAACTTAATGAGAAGAGTGCTATTAATCTGTCAAACTATTTAAAAACAAAATTTGTAAGGTTTCTCATTAGTTTAGCAAAGGCAAATCAAAATGGAACTCGAAAAACATATAGGTTTGTCCCTCTCCAAAATTTTACATCCCACTCGGATATTGATTGGTCACAATCCATCGCTGAGTTAGACGCACAACTCTATCGAAAATATGGGCTTTCTGAGGACGAAATCGCCTTTATTGAAAGTAAAGTGAAGGAGATGGTGGAATGA
- a CDS encoding DNA-binding protein, with the protein MTEFKFNKLTPLNDVKIDPSHDAAMKYALEDKGIKNVAISGNYGSGKSSFIETYKSQNSNFKPLHISLAHFFSHNNFENEKNVFSDMTQGQTEERDANEQINIIEGKIINQLLHQIDSKYIPMTIFKSKKNPELSEILKLSTAFLLFLLPIMFLWNYAQLAILVRGLFPDFPHIGKSVRIVAYLILMSNLVFSVYRLSALQLKRRLIKTISFRGANISGDVEVFQNEDDSYFDKYLDDVLYLFDNCQSDVIIFEDIDRFETNLIFEKLKEINTLVNNKRDAGQKLLFIYLVKDDMFISQDRTKFFDFIIPIIPVITSSNSGEKLGEILSNLGEASSVSKSLLKQVAIYIDDMRLTYNICNEFVLYKHNLFSQKENDNNKLNLSSDKIFAIIVYKNTFPKDFSLLQKDSGFVHQLFSRIDDLKRSSLDKKSAEIEKIEEKIISSEQEFSRNKLELYSTYLKVPEGRVAIRVNGKTESQFPHRLDFIREILSEDAKITSIVPDYYNRESSREETINSIFAIDDINFQERMNAIENRDRLKELNSRLEKLREEYESVKSERLSVLINRNFFDTVMAEYPYLKRDKNSLIMYLLRNGYIDESYPDYITYFYPNSLKKQDKEFLNAAQGEIELGWDYQLVEIAEVNDRLNDSDFTRSYALNFDLFEYLLFENDKKRLESYLSERNVEFVNRFLQQSSRHLAAKITVLLYLIDLNQRTLRLLLTADDILKKEKMQTLVLLISFVNFASSNWQEELQENLLDLMNDNWTAIQEIIDNFNDPINMTQIQDNLKFMEVKIKDFNFEDKHKEISDFVYDNNLYDVNVKNVRSLSFYLDGNFKEDSLIKQPITTVRKFDKLFSYIEKNIDRFVTEFILYMSDNLCDKWLDMYYLLNHNEVTSDNRIEYLKRVQNNILDFEQLDDVIIKDAAIAFNKARFSTKNILDYFCEYHSWNDRLIEFVNHGECLEFSQSEFKGFSDKLQEEFFEETVKCNQLDNDKYREIISKLGWHYTEFELENIADEKMSILIGTRCISEKFSVDTLNFLRDNYQNHVIEYLIEYIDGYLLESGGDTEIYHEREMMSLLDEVLTDEDKFKVIDKFPSSISLSDKNYSTAVIDYILQNKFDEEDLQFFISNYKILSMSTKSIFRKIFADYISEFLEEIDSVDKSLLYEVIEDTAIDIEHRRLVLANYIDDFSYPELLTLLNSVRLTEIITSLTDNKKPKVEITGYNELILEYLKTNKKIASYHQEGDSYRIYSRKHR; encoded by the coding sequence ATGACAGAATTTAAATTCAATAAATTAACGCCATTAAACGACGTTAAAATCGACCCATCGCATGATGCAGCGATGAAATATGCGTTAGAAGATAAAGGTATTAAAAATGTAGCAATATCTGGGAATTATGGTTCAGGTAAAAGTAGTTTTATAGAAACTTATAAGAGTCAAAATAGCAACTTTAAACCATTACATATCTCGCTGGCTCACTTTTTTTCTCATAATAATTTTGAAAATGAAAAAAACGTTTTCTCAGATATGACTCAAGGCCAAACTGAAGAGAGGGATGCAAATGAACAAATTAATATCATTGAAGGAAAAATAATCAATCAATTGTTGCATCAGATTGATTCGAAATATATTCCAATGACCATTTTTAAGTCCAAGAAAAACCCAGAATTATCTGAAATTCTTAAATTATCTACTGCATTTCTGCTATTCTTATTGCCGATTATGTTTCTGTGGAATTATGCTCAATTAGCGATTTTGGTTAGAGGATTGTTCCCAGATTTTCCTCATATTGGAAAGTCTGTTCGTATTGTAGCTTATCTAATTTTGATGAGTAATCTTGTTTTTTCGGTGTACAGACTATCTGCATTACAGTTAAAAAGACGATTAATAAAAACTATTTCTTTTCGTGGGGCAAATATCTCTGGAGATGTTGAAGTGTTCCAAAATGAAGATGATTCATATTTTGATAAATACTTAGATGATGTTTTGTATCTTTTTGATAATTGTCAAAGTGATGTTATTATTTTTGAGGATATTGACCGATTTGAAACAAATCTTATCTTTGAAAAGTTAAAAGAAATAAATACGCTTGTTAACAATAAGAGAGATGCTGGGCAAAAACTTCTATTTATCTATCTGGTTAAAGATGACATGTTCATTTCGCAAGATAGAACTAAATTTTTTGATTTCATTATTCCGATTATTCCAGTCATTACGTCATCTAACTCAGGTGAAAAACTAGGAGAAATATTATCAAATTTAGGTGAAGCAAGCAGTGTTAGTAAATCATTGTTAAAACAAGTGGCAATTTACATTGATGATATGAGATTGACGTATAATATCTGTAATGAATTTGTTCTATATAAGCATAATTTATTTAGCCAAAAGGAAAATGATAATAATAAGCTAAATCTTTCATCAGATAAGATTTTTGCAATCATTGTGTATAAGAATACTTTTCCTAAAGATTTTTCATTACTCCAAAAAGATTCAGGATTCGTTCATCAACTATTTAGTAGAATTGATGATTTAAAACGGAGCAGTCTAGATAAAAAATCAGCAGAAATTGAGAAAATAGAAGAAAAGATAATTTCTTCTGAGCAAGAATTTTCTAGGAATAAACTTGAACTCTATTCAACGTATTTAAAGGTTCCTGAGGGAAGAGTGGCTATTCGAGTAAATGGTAAAACCGAGAGTCAATTTCCTCATAGATTGGATTTTATACGTGAGATTCTATCGGAAGATGCGAAAATTACTTCCATCGTACCAGATTATTATAACCGAGAGAGTAGCAGAGAAGAAACGATTAATAGTATTTTTGCTATAGATGATATTAATTTTCAGGAACGGATGAATGCTATAGAAAATAGAGACCGTCTTAAAGAGTTAAATTCTAGATTAGAAAAATTACGTGAAGAGTATGAAAGTGTTAAATCAGAAAGGCTGTCTGTCCTCATTAATCGTAATTTTTTCGATACTGTAATGGCAGAATATCCTTACCTAAAGAGAGATAAAAACTCTCTAATCATGTATTTATTGAGAAATGGTTATATAGATGAGAGTTATCCAGACTATATTACTTATTTTTATCCTAACAGCCTGAAGAAGCAAGATAAAGAGTTTTTAAATGCGGCTCAAGGAGAGATTGAACTTGGTTGGGATTACCAATTAGTAGAAATTGCAGAAGTTAATGATAGACTTAACGATTCTGATTTTACAAGAAGTTACGCTTTAAATTTTGATTTATTTGAATATCTTTTATTTGAGAACGATAAAAAGAGATTGGAAAGTTACCTATCAGAAAGGAATGTCGAATTTGTTAATCGGTTTTTACAACAAAGTTCACGACATCTTGCTGCAAAGATTACTGTACTTTTATATTTAATCGATTTAAATCAGAGAACATTGAGATTGCTTTTGACTGCTGATGATATTCTCAAAAAAGAAAAAATGCAGACGCTTGTTTTATTGATATCATTTGTCAATTTTGCTAGTTCTAATTGGCAAGAAGAACTTCAGGAGAACCTTCTCGATTTGATGAATGATAACTGGACAGCTATCCAAGAAATAATTGATAATTTTAATGACCCTATCAACATGACTCAGATTCAAGATAATTTGAAGTTTATGGAGGTTAAAATAAAAGATTTTAATTTCGAAGATAAACATAAAGAAATAAGTGATTTTGTTTATGACAATAATCTTTATGACGTTAATGTTAAAAACGTTCGAAGTTTATCTTTTTATTTGGATGGTAATTTTAAAGAAGACAGTTTGATAAAACAACCAATTACGACTGTTAGAAAGTTTGATAAGCTCTTTAGTTATATTGAAAAAAATATTGACCGATTTGTAACAGAGTTTATACTCTATATGAGCGATAATTTATGTGATAAGTGGCTAGATATGTATTATTTACTTAATCATAACGAAGTAACCAGTGATAATAGAATAGAGTATTTAAAGAGAGTCCAAAATAATATTTTGGATTTTGAACAATTGGATGATGTTATAATCAAGGACGCAGCTATTGCATTCAATAAAGCAAGATTTAGTACGAAAAATATTCTAGATTACTTCTGTGAATATCATAGTTGGAATGATCGATTGATTGAATTTGTAAATCATGGCGAGTGTTTAGAATTTTCACAGTCAGAGTTCAAGGGATTTTCAGATAAACTTCAAGAAGAATTTTTTGAAGAAACAGTTAAATGCAATCAGCTGGATAATGATAAATACAGAGAAATTATTTCTAAATTAGGATGGCATTACACTGAATTTGAATTGGAAAATATTGCAGATGAAAAAATGTCTATTCTAATTGGGACAAGATGTATATCGGAAAAATTTTCAGTAGACACATTGAATTTCCTCAGAGATAATTATCAAAATCATGTTATTGAATATTTGATAGAATATATCGATGGATACCTTTTAGAAAGCGGGGGGGATACGGAGATTTATCACGAACGTGAAATGATGAGTCTTCTTGATGAAGTGCTAACTGATGAAGATAAATTTAAAGTTATTGATAAATTTCCTAGTAGCATATCCCTATCGGATAAGAACTATTCTACAGCGGTGATTGACTATATCTTGCAAAATAAATTTGATGAAGAAGATTTGCAATTTTTTATCTCTAATTATAAAATTTTATCGATGAGTACGAAATCAATATTTAGAAAAATATTTGCTGATTATATTTCTGAGTTTTTAGAGGAAATCGATTCAGTTGATAAAAGTTTGCTCTATGAAGTCATCGAGGATACAGCCATAGATATTGAACACCGTCGACTTGTATTGGCGAACTATATTGATGATTTTAGTTATCCTGAACTTTTAACTTTATTGAATAGTGTCAGACTAACGGAAATTATTACCTCTTTAACTGATAATAAAAAACCGAAAGTAGAAATAACCGGCTATAATGAATTGATTCTTGAATACCTTAAGACAAACAAAAAAATTGCATCCTATCATCAAGAAGGAGATAGCTATAGAATTTATAGTCGGAAACATAGGTAA
- a CDS encoding LytTR family transcriptional regulator — protein MKINEYFGNISKLEKMLSEWIDLPVSLNVRSAEAKNITFLFENFSEEEIVSFFKDNIQQTEHAVVGYRQDDTYGDILGKCDYQDVLYFEGIGDKVYAYADNLTLRLKNKLYEIEEFSKLYVRISKSFIVNILVVEKIYPSLNGKFIIELTDGQNLTVSRKYKKQFLEYLED, from the coding sequence TTGAAAATAAACGAGTACTTTGGAAATATATCTAAATTAGAGAAAATGTTGTCCGAGTGGATTGATTTACCAGTCTCTTTAAACGTACGCTCAGCAGAAGCGAAAAATATAACATTTCTTTTTGAAAATTTTAGTGAGGAAGAGATTGTTAGTTTTTTTAAAGATAATATTCAACAGACTGAACATGCCGTTGTAGGTTATAGACAAGATGACACTTATGGAGATATATTAGGAAAATGCGACTATCAGGATGTGCTGTATTTTGAAGGTATTGGTGATAAGGTATATGCTTATGCTGACAATCTCACTTTGCGTCTAAAAAATAAGTTGTATGAGATAGAAGAGTTCAGCAAATTATATGTGAGAATTAGTAAATCTTTTATTGTTAATATATTAGTTGTAGAAAAAATTTATCCTTCTCTGAATGGAAAATTTATCATTGAATTAACAGATGGTCAAAACTTAACGGTTTCTCGAAAATATAAAAAACAATTTTTAGAGTACTTGGAGGATTAG
- a CDS encoding methylase, translating to MEESLIKSKQRVQKHGEVFTPAWMVQKMLDTPGVKEACESVYKTFLEPSAGDGNFLQAILERKLEAVVRQYDKRNWKTKSLFALSSIYGIEFLEDNLEVARSRMFLCYLDWYEQAFGTRLNSKNDIYQSAHYLIHKNIVRGNTLTQQHPVTGEPIRFNEWQLVKGHPSLVRKIPFALSELLGMEVEDDRTVVEGQLSFFDIDDEFIIENESVKKADTIKEITIQKVYLLGD from the coding sequence TTGGAAGAGAGCTTAATTAAATCAAAACAACGTGTTCAAAAACATGGAGAAGTCTTTACACCTGCTTGGATGGTTCAGAAAATGCTGGATACTCCTGGAGTGAAAGAAGCTTGTGAAAGTGTATATAAGACCTTTTTAGAGCCATCTGCAGGCGATGGAAATTTTTTGCAAGCAATTTTAGAGAGAAAGCTAGAGGCTGTGGTCAGACAGTATGACAAACGAAATTGGAAAACAAAGTCTTTATTCGCTCTCTCGTCCATCTATGGCATAGAGTTTTTAGAAGATAATTTGGAAGTGGCACGTTCACGGATGTTTCTTTGTTATTTAGACTGGTACGAGCAAGCTTTTGGAACTAGACTAAATAGCAAAAATGATATCTATCAATCAGCACACTATCTTATTCATAAAAATATTGTGAGAGGAAATACCTTGACTCAGCAGCATCCAGTTACAGGGGAGCCTATTAGGTTCAATGAGTGGCAACTGGTCAAAGGTCATCCAAGTTTGGTAAGAAAAATTCCTTTTGCACTTTCAGAACTTTTGGGTATGGAAGTAGAAGACGATCGGACAGTCGTGGAAGGACAACTGAGTTTTTTTGATATAGATGATGAATTTATTATTGAGAATGAATCTGTTAAAAAAGCAGATACGATAAAAGAGATAACTATTCAAAAAGTGTATTTACTAGGAGATTAG